A region from the Bacteroidota bacterium genome encodes:
- a CDS encoding phosphatidate cytidylyltransferase gives MIHPVFYWIEAFFLLGAVGTVLANRKSTKAAIRERWMKLIIHFIIVNLLLILIIYLNKYFVPVMLMILVVGLFELAKYINNKRLLFYGVAVLMYVIFSIGFLLMAKNFNYNAVIYVFLIVFVFDGFSQITGQILGKHKLFPVTSPGKTWEGLAGGAIFALITGILTRTWINSNVPDALLISFVLIISATLGDWLASYYKRRNEIKDFSKLIPGHGGMLDRFDSWIVAGGVIYLFDLCGVFTFVN, from the coding sequence GTGATACATCCTGTATTTTATTGGATAGAAGCATTTTTTCTGCTCGGTGCGGTGGGAACCGTTTTGGCAAACCGTAAGTCAACAAAAGCTGCAATCAGAGAGCGTTGGATGAAACTAATTATTCATTTCATTATTGTAAATTTATTATTGATACTTATCATTTATTTAAATAAATACTTCGTGCCGGTAATGCTGATGATACTTGTTGTGGGTTTATTTGAATTGGCAAAATATATTAATAACAAACGTCTGCTTTTTTATGGTGTAGCTGTTTTGATGTATGTAATTTTCAGTATCGGATTTTTATTAATGGCTAAAAATTTCAATTATAATGCAGTTATTTATGTTTTTCTGATCGTATTTGTTTTTGATGGTTTTTCCCAAATTACTGGTCAGATTCTGGGAAAACACAAATTATTTCCGGTTACAAGTCCGGGTAAAACTTGGGAAGGTTTAGCAGGTGGGGCAATTTTCGCCTTAATTACAGGAATTTTAACCCGAACTTGGATCAATAGCAATGTGCCGGATGCATTGCTGATTTCTTTTGTGCTGATTATTTCTGCAACGTTGGGCGACTGGCTTGCATCTTATTATAAACGCAGAAATGAGATCAAAGATTTTAGTAAATTAATACCGGGACATGGCGGTATGTTAGACAGATTTGATAGTTGGATCGTGGCCGGGGGAGTTATTTATCTGTTTGATCTATGTGGCGTTTTCACTTTTGTTAATTGA
- a CDS encoding CDP-alcohol phosphatidyltransferase family protein yields MRKSIHEIPPYKEKFWTIPNVLSLYRLIMFPVILYFLLKEEQKIFVTLLIINLVTDILDGFIARNFNQRTLIGAKLDSWADIGSYLLAFGGVFQFEWNYVLEHKIGFGIFIFLYLASVSLVIIKFGNLLGLHLYSAKITGYLQGIFLVFLLSSVYMEWLFYVMIIVGCISKIEEIIIILKLKAKRSDVKGLYWVLKNNL; encoded by the coding sequence ATGCGCAAATCGATACACGAAATTCCACCATATAAAGAAAAATTCTGGACCATCCCGAATGTGCTTTCTTTATATAGGCTGATAATGTTTCCCGTTATATTGTATTTTCTATTGAAAGAGGAACAAAAAATATTTGTCACCTTACTTATTATTAATCTGGTAACCGATATACTGGATGGTTTTATTGCAAGAAATTTTAATCAGCGCACATTAATTGGTGCTAAATTGGATTCGTGGGCAGATATAGGGAGTTATCTTCTGGCATTTGGAGGAGTATTTCAATTTGAATGGAATTATGTTCTGGAACACAAGATCGGTTTTGGGATATTTATATTTTTATATCTCGCAAGTGTTTCTCTGGTAATTATTAAATTCGGTAATTTATTGGGACTGCATTTATATTCAGCCAAAATAACCGGTTATTTGCAAGGAATATTTTTGGTATTTTTACTTTCTTCCGTTTATATGGAATGGTTATTTTATGTGATGATCATTGTTGGTTGTATTTCTAAAATTGAAGAGATTATTATTATTTTGAAGTTAAAGGCTAAACGATCTGATGTGAAAGGTTTATATTGGGTATTAAAAAATAATTTGTGA
- a CDS encoding polysaccharide biosynthesis C-terminal domain-containing protein, whose protein sequence is MRPLRQLATQTAIYGFTTILVRMLNYLLAPLHTRVFTDQADYGIISEMYAYVTFINVIAMFGLETAFFRFASNNTNELDKNKVFGSAQLSLIITTLLMVGLLIVSAGDIATALNYAGRNNYIIFFALIIGFDTLTNIPFAKLRLENRPWKYFTYKFINILVNILLNLFFLWPALKNDFTLFSAFGYTYQPEYGILYVFVANLIASAVTFSLFIPDLFHIKFDLAIWKKLMRYGAPLIILGLAGMINETLDRVLIKYWGSGTLNDNMKQVGIYSAVYKISIFMTLAVQGFRMGAEPFFFKQSLEKNAPITYANVMKYFVIACCIIFLGVGMFPDIFKIIIGEEYHEGLHIVPILLLANLFLGIYYNQSVWYKLTDKTVFATIIPIVGAVITIALNFILIPILGYTGAAWTTLACYFSMVVMSFIIGQKHYHVPYNLRKIIAYLLVSIVLCLFGLGLYNTLDNYILSFVIRLILVILFFVFAWWLDISKLVRSKPN, encoded by the coding sequence ATGCGCCCGCTACGCCAGCTTGCTACTCAAACCGCAATTTATGGATTTACCACCATTTTGGTGCGCATGCTCAATTATTTGCTGGCTCCCTTACATACCAGAGTTTTTACTGACCAGGCGGATTATGGTATAATTTCAGAAATGTATGCCTATGTCACCTTTATTAACGTGATCGCTATGTTTGGACTGGAAACCGCATTTTTTCGATTTGCTTCCAACAACACCAATGAACTCGATAAAAATAAAGTTTTTGGAAGCGCACAACTATCATTGATCATTACCACCTTATTAATGGTCGGATTACTGATCGTTTCAGCCGGTGATATCGCCACTGCATTAAATTATGCCGGAAGAAATAATTATATCATCTTTTTTGCACTTATTATAGGATTTGACACACTTACAAATATTCCATTCGCAAAATTGCGTCTCGAAAACAGACCCTGGAAATATTTTACTTATAAATTCATCAACATACTTGTAAATATTTTATTGAATTTGTTTTTCCTTTGGCCGGCGCTAAAAAATGATTTTACTTTATTTTCAGCCTTTGGTTATACCTATCAACCGGAATATGGAATCTTATACGTTTTTGTTGCCAATTTAATTGCGAGTGCCGTTACTTTTTCTTTATTTATTCCCGATCTCTTTCATATTAAATTTGATCTTGCAATTTGGAAAAAATTGATGCGTTATGGTGCACCATTAATTATTCTCGGATTGGCCGGAATGATAAATGAAACTCTAGACAGAGTATTAATTAAATACTGGGGTTCCGGAACGCTGAACGACAATATGAAACAGGTAGGTATCTACAGTGCAGTATACAAGATATCCATCTTTATGACCCTTGCTGTACAAGGATTTCGAATGGGAGCGGAACCCTTCTTTTTTAAACAATCGCTGGAAAAAAATGCCCCGATCACCTATGCAAATGTTATGAAATATTTTGTGATAGCCTGTTGTATTATTTTTTTAGGTGTTGGGATGTTTCCTGATATTTTTAAAATAATTATCGGTGAAGAATATCATGAAGGATTGCACATTGTTCCCATATTATTACTGGCCAATTTATTTCTGGGAATTTATTACAATCAAAGTGTTTGGTATAAACTTACTGATAAAACAGTTTTTGCAACTATAATTCCAATTGTTGGTGCTGTAATTACTATTGCCTTAAACTTTATTTTAATTCCCATTTTAGGTTATACCGGTGCTGCATGGACCACCCTTGCCTGTTATTTCAGTATGGTGGTTATGAGTTTTATTATCGGACAAAAACATTATCATGTTCCTTATAATCTTCGAAAAATAATTGCCTATTTACTTGTATCGATCGTTTTATGTTTATTCGGATTGGGTTTATATAACACTTTGGATAATTATATACTTTCTTTTGTGATACGTCTTATTTTAGTAATCCTCTTTTTTGTTTTTGCCTGGTGGCTCGATATCAGTAAATTAGTAAGATCAAAACCCAATTAA
- the dut gene encoding dUTP diphosphatase has product MLNIRIINKSANANPEYATIHAAGMDLRADISEKMELLPLDRCLVPTGIFIELPIGYEAQIRPRSGLAINSGITLLNSPGTIDADYRGEIKVIMINLSKQPFYINPGDKIAQMVVAKHEIVVWENSTELSSTDRDTGGFGHTGK; this is encoded by the coding sequence ATGTTAAATATTCGAATTATAAATAAGTCGGCAAATGCCAATCCCGAATACGCAACAATACATGCTGCCGGAATGGATCTGAGGGCCGATATTTCGGAAAAAATGGAACTTCTCCCTCTCGACCGATGTCTGGTGCCTACCGGTATATTTATAGAGCTTCCAATTGGTTATGAAGCCCAAATTCGCCCACGCAGCGGTCTTGCAATTAATTCCGGTATTACCCTTTTAAATTCCCCCGGCACTATAGACGCCGATTACCGCGGTGAGATCAAGGTTATTATGATAAACCTCTCGAAACAGCCTTTTTATATCAACCCCGGCGACAAGATCGCACAAATGGTAGTTGCAAAACACGAGATAGTGGTTTGGGAAAATTCTACGGAACTTTCGTCTACAGACCGCGATACCGGCGGATTTGGTCACACAGGAAAGTAA
- a CDS encoding nucleotidyltransferase, translating to MNIIIPMAGMGKRMRPHTLTVPKPLIPVAGKAIVQRLVEDIAQTTDEKIEEIAFIVGRFGKEVEDGLVKIAEELGAKGKICYQDEPLGTAHAILCAGDTISGHIIIAFADTLFKTDIKIDTNNDGIIWVNKVDNWKNFGVIELNNEGFITNFVEKPDHFVSDLAIIGVYYMKDGELLRKEMQYLIDNNIKEKGEYQLTNALESMKQKGYKFSPGKVDEWLDCGNKDATVYTNQRILELKKDSEKLVADSVKCVNSVIISPCYIGENVVIENSVVGPHVSIGKNSTVKNSLIRNSIIQNSVIITEKNISNSMIGSFASVEGKAEDLSLGDYSTQA from the coding sequence ATGAATATTATTATTCCAATGGCGGGAATGGGCAAAAGAATGCGACCACACACCCTCACTGTGCCAAAACCGTTGATCCCTGTTGCAGGAAAGGCAATAGTACAGCGCCTCGTGGAAGATATAGCACAAACCACCGATGAAAAAATTGAGGAGATCGCCTTTATAGTTGGTCGTTTTGGAAAGGAAGTGGAAGATGGTCTTGTTAAAATTGCCGAGGAACTTGGAGCCAAAGGAAAGATCTGTTATCAGGATGAACCACTGGGAACAGCACACGCAATTTTGTGCGCCGGAGATACTATCAGCGGACATATCATAATTGCCTTCGCAGATACGTTATTCAAAACCGATATCAAGATAGATACCAATAACGACGGCATTATTTGGGTGAATAAAGTGGACAATTGGAAGAATTTTGGTGTTATTGAACTCAATAATGAAGGTTTCATCACCAATTTTGTTGAAAAACCCGATCATTTTGTTTCTGATCTCGCTATAATCGGAGTTTATTATATGAAGGATGGAGAATTGTTGCGCAAAGAAATGCAATATCTCATTGACAATAATATTAAAGAAAAAGGGGAATATCAATTGACCAACGCTCTGGAAAGCATGAAACAAAAAGGATACAAATTTAGTCCGGGCAAAGTGGATGAGTGGCTGGATTGCGGAAATAAAGACGCAACCGTATATACAAATCAGCGCATTCTCGAATTAAAAAAGGACAGTGAAAAACTTGTAGCAGATTCAGTGAAATGTGTTAATTCCGTAATTATTTCTCCTTGTTATATCGGAGAAAATGTGGTGATAGAAAATTCCGTAGTGGGTCCACATGTATCCATTGGAAAGAACTCAACAGTTAAAAATTCGTTAATAAGGAATTCAATCATACAAAATTCCGTTATTATTACAGAAAAAAATATCTCCAACTCCATGATTGGTAGTTTTGCTTCAGTTGAGGGCAAGGCAGAGGATTTGAGTTTAGGGGATTACAGTACTCAGGCATGA